A stretch of Lathyrus oleraceus cultivar Zhongwan6 chromosome 6, CAAS_Psat_ZW6_1.0, whole genome shotgun sequence DNA encodes these proteins:
- the LOC127096344 gene encoding uncharacterized protein LOC127096344, whose protein sequence is MARTMINETNVAKHFWAEAARLAREAEERARREAEEKARLEEEQRAREATEKDVVEVVAVAEAEAKAKANAEEAARIAVEEAVKVGNDALTQGEKSHSDFGPLLLKTLEELQKEQQIVRARLDQQDSINSNIQNLLSQLLQRIPPPPNS, encoded by the exons ATGGCTAGAACCATGATTAAcgaaacaaatgtggctaagcacttttgggctgaagca GCACGTCTGGCCAGAGAGGCAGAAGAGAGAGCTAGaagagaagctgaagagaagGCTCGCTTGGAGGAAGAACAAAGAGCAAGAGAAGCTACAGAGAAGGACgttgttgaggttgttgctgttgctgaagctgaagccaaagcaAAGGCTAATGCTGAAGAAGCAGCACGCATAGCTGTAGAAGAAGCCGTTAAGGTAGGGAACGAcgctctgactcagggggagaAATCTCACTCTGACTTTGGTCCTCTATTGTTGAAGACTCTGGAAGAGCTACAGAAGGAGCAGCAGATTGTGAGAGCCAGACTGGATCAACAGGACTCTATCAACTCCAACATTCAGAACCTATTGTCTCAGTTGCTTCAGAGGATACCACCTCCTCCAAATTCTTAG